The Sulfurospirillum halorespirans DSM 13726 genome has a window encoding:
- a CDS encoding rhodanese-like domain-containing protein, whose translation MRLILCFALIVGSLVAAENPMSLQFTGVKTTHVMSDGSLKEVLIERHSDVTCNVVGINPEAIFSGDYAGKNVPPACKKSFVTTVGKVQPMSFAQGVTTVGEVEVLDFIQNKANVKPDEYILIDARKSDWYEQLTIPSSVNIPFDEIEYDEAIPEDFERVQKLLGFHALGSTYDFSHAKTALFFCNGIWCVQSRLAIEKLIKMGYPKEKLLWYRGGLQDWLLLGFSAISPKR comes from the coding sequence ATGCGATTGATCCTCTGTTTTGCCCTTATTGTGGGCTCTCTTGTTGCGGCTGAAAATCCTATGAGTTTGCAATTTACCGGTGTAAAAACCACCCATGTGATGAGCGATGGAAGCCTTAAAGAGGTTTTGATTGAGCGTCACAGTGATGTTACATGTAACGTGGTGGGCATCAATCCTGAAGCGATTTTTAGCGGGGATTATGCGGGTAAAAATGTTCCTCCCGCGTGCAAAAAAAGCTTTGTCACAACCGTTGGGAAGGTGCAACCCATGAGTTTTGCGCAAGGGGTTACCACTGTGGGCGAAGTTGAAGTGCTGGATTTTATTCAAAACAAAGCCAATGTGAAGCCTGATGAATATATCTTAATCGATGCGCGCAAGAGCGATTGGTATGAGCAACTTACCATTCCTAGCAGTGTGAACATTCCCTTTGATGAGATCGAGTACGATGAGGCGATTCCTGAAGATTTTGAGCGAGTGCAAAAGCTTTTGGGCTTTCACGCCCTTGGTTCAACGTATGATTTTAGCCATGCCAAAACGGCATTGTTTTTTTGCAATGGCATTTGGTGTGTGCAGTCGCGCTTAGCGATTGAAAAACTGATCAAAATGGGGTATCCAAAAGAGAAGCTCTTGTGGTACCGAGGTGGCTTGCAAGATTGGCTTTTGCTGGGCTTTAGCGCTATTTCGCCCAAGCGTTAG
- a CDS encoding bacteriohemerythrin has translation MFIEWNEKFSLHHALLDKQHQELFDLANAVQALDPAKTDKAELGNLFKEFFDYMAKHFKEEEAYMQNLEYPLLEKHKKFHESIIEGMTKILKEKKGIEDLQKSMKMIAKKWLVEHILENDLQIEKWRKSITVSDEDLHAPLS, from the coding sequence GTGTTCATAGAATGGAATGAAAAATTTAGTCTGCATCATGCGCTTTTAGACAAACAACATCAAGAACTTTTCGATTTGGCAAACGCAGTTCAAGCACTCGATCCTGCTAAGACGGACAAAGCAGAGCTTGGAAACCTGTTTAAAGAGTTTTTCGACTACATGGCAAAACACTTTAAAGAGGAAGAGGCGTATATGCAAAACCTTGAGTATCCGCTGCTGGAGAAACATAAGAAATTTCATGAGAGCATCATCGAGGGGATGACCAAAATCCTTAAAGAGAAAAAGGGCATTGAAGATCTTCAAAAAAGTATGAAGATGATCGCTAAGAAATGGCTGGTGGAGCATATTTTAGAAAACGATCTCCAAATCGAGAAGTGGCGCAAAAGCATCACCGTAAGCGATGAAGACCTTCACGCACCTCTTTCCTAA
- a CDS encoding efflux RND transporter periplasmic adaptor subunit — translation MIIQTLKSLLILIPLLWLGCSDNKAKPAPLPQVEVGVYTLTSQAITLSRELPGRTKETVISEIRPQVGGIIQARFFEEGSIVKKDAVLYQIDPASYQAAFDEAKAALKNAEATLESSRLKSERYADLVKLEGVSKQDTEDAKAAYLQAMASVDEKNAALQSARINLDYTKIKAPISGRIGTSSVSVGALVSASQTTALATIRTLDPIYVDLTQSSTQLLKLRALLAQQGIKKGSTKLALNLEDGSRYPYEGTLQFQEIAVDESTGSVTLRATFPNPDGILLPGMYVRALMDEAVNEKALLVPQQGIQRDPKGNATAFIVTSENKVETRTVKTERALGDMWLVSSGLSVGDKVIVEGSSKVRTGSSVKAVDVTTTFGKAQ, via the coding sequence ATGATAATTCAAACGTTAAAATCACTGCTCATTTTAATTCCCCTTCTTTGGTTGGGTTGCTCTGACAATAAGGCAAAACCAGCTCCTTTACCGCAAGTTGAGGTCGGTGTGTATACCTTAACTTCCCAAGCCATTACGCTTTCGCGAGAGCTTCCCGGTCGTACCAAAGAGACGGTCATTTCTGAGATTCGCCCTCAAGTGGGTGGCATCATTCAAGCGCGTTTCTTTGAAGAGGGAAGCATCGTGAAAAAAGATGCCGTGCTCTACCAGATCGATCCAGCATCCTACCAAGCTGCTTTTGATGAAGCCAAAGCAGCACTCAAAAATGCCGAAGCAACGCTAGAGTCTTCGCGTCTTAAAAGTGAGCGCTACGCAGATCTTGTCAAATTAGAAGGTGTTTCTAAACAAGATACGGAAGATGCCAAAGCGGCGTATCTGCAAGCTATGGCGAGTGTGGATGAAAAAAATGCCGCCTTACAAAGTGCTCGGATCAATCTTGACTACACCAAAATCAAAGCACCGATTAGCGGGCGTATTGGCACATCAAGCGTGAGTGTGGGTGCCCTTGTGAGTGCAAGTCAAACCACAGCGCTTGCTACGATTCGTACCCTCGATCCGATCTATGTCGATCTCACGCAATCGAGCACGCAACTCTTAAAACTCAGAGCACTTCTAGCACAACAGGGGATTAAAAAAGGGAGCACGAAGCTGGCATTAAATCTTGAAGATGGCTCGCGTTACCCTTATGAAGGAACGCTTCAGTTTCAAGAGATCGCAGTCGATGAGAGCACAGGTTCAGTAACGCTTCGTGCCACTTTCCCTAATCCTGATGGCATCTTGCTTCCAGGCATGTATGTCCGAGCATTGATGGATGAAGCGGTCAATGAAAAAGCACTCTTAGTTCCTCAGCAAGGCATTCAACGTGATCCCAAAGGTAATGCAACCGCATTCATCGTTACGAGCGAGAATAAAGTTGAAACACGCACTGTAAAAACAGAGCGTGCATTGGGTGATATGTGGTTGGTTAGCAGTGGACTGAGTGTTGGTGATAAGGTCATTGTTGAAGGCTCAAGTAAAGTTCGTACAGGCAGTAGCGTCAAAGCCGTGGATGTCACCACAACGTTTGGTAAAGCACAATGA
- a CDS encoding efflux RND transporter permease subunit, with protein MIAHFFIHRPIFAWVISIVIMLAGIGSIFSLPVAQYPDIAPPTIRINTTYTGASAQTVENSVIQIIEQQLTGLDGLLYFSSTSSSSGSASIDVTFQKGTDADTAQVQVQNKVAQITTRLPKSVQNEGVRVTKAQNDFLMIVSLYDVTDTKMSVDVADYLLSNLQDPIARLEGVGTVQVFGGQYAMRIWLDPSKLVSYNLMPSDISSAITAQNVQVSAGSIGALPTSSDQQLNATVTAKSQLQTPLEFEQIIVKSDSSGAIVRLSDVARVELGSESYSNVTRLNGHPASGLAVMLAPGANALSTANRIKAAIAKMEPTFPSGYKVAYPRDSTKFIRISIEEVVKTLFEAILLVLVVMFVFLQNWRATLIPAIAVPVVLLGTFGVLEVFGYSINTLTMFGMVLSIGLLVDDAIVVVENVERIMREEKLPPVEATEKSMKEITSALVGIATVLSAVFLPMAFFAGSTGVIYRQFSITIVSSMILSVIVALTLTPALCASLLKPHEEILSHGFFGWFNKTFDSLTARYKGRVGLVIATPFRWMLVYAIIASIMAFLMLRLPTGFLPSEDQGDSMVQFTLPAGASFKRSNAVSREIEHYFLNEESNNTEAIFTISGFSFSGSGQNAGMAFVALKDWDERPGVENRSDIISNRATMKLSRVRDAQIFSLNPPAIQGLGQSNGFNFQLQALADTDREQLKTLRDSLLGSVRSDSTFMAVRLGSMEDTPQLHVNIDEAKAVALGLSLSDVDDTLNYAWAGVYVNDFVDRGRIKKVYVQGDAPFRSKPEDLDQWYVKSNTDVMTPFASFATTSWSYGAQSLTRYNGLASYEIQGSAASGISSGVAMDKIEALQEALPSGTSFAWSGLSYQERLSSGQTLKLYAISILVVFLCLAALYESWAVPFSVLLVIPLGVFGSVVAASLRGLENDVYFQVALLTTIGLSSKNAILIVEFVEAAYNRGSTLVDAAIEGAKLRLRPILMTSLAFIAGVLPLALSSGAGANSRISIGTGIVGGTLSATFLAIFLVPLFFVLVRGIFPKRKRHATMVGEV; from the coding sequence ATGATCGCACACTTTTTTATCCATCGACCCATTTTTGCATGGGTTATCTCCATTGTCATTATGCTAGCAGGTATTGGTTCTATTTTTTCCCTTCCTGTTGCGCAATACCCTGATATCGCGCCACCTACGATTCGTATTAACACTACCTACACGGGTGCATCTGCACAAACGGTAGAGAACAGTGTCATTCAAATCATTGAGCAACAGCTGACGGGTTTGGATGGGCTTTTGTATTTCTCTTCCACGAGTAGCTCTTCAGGGTCTGCAAGCATTGATGTGACTTTTCAAAAAGGAACCGATGCCGATACAGCGCAAGTTCAAGTACAAAATAAAGTAGCCCAAATCACCACGCGTCTTCCAAAGTCGGTTCAAAACGAAGGTGTACGCGTTACCAAAGCACAAAATGACTTTTTGATGATCGTCTCCTTGTACGATGTGACCGATACCAAAATGTCGGTGGATGTCGCGGATTATCTGCTTAGCAATTTGCAAGATCCCATTGCGCGTTTAGAGGGCGTGGGCACGGTGCAAGTTTTTGGTGGTCAGTATGCGATGCGCATCTGGTTAGACCCTTCCAAATTGGTTTCGTACAACTTGATGCCTTCCGACATTAGCAGCGCCATTACCGCTCAAAATGTGCAAGTCTCTGCGGGAAGTATTGGCGCACTTCCTACCTCCAGTGATCAGCAACTCAATGCAACGGTCACGGCAAAATCCCAACTGCAAACACCTTTAGAGTTTGAACAAATCATTGTCAAAAGTGACAGCAGTGGCGCGATTGTGCGCTTAAGCGATGTGGCGCGCGTGGAGCTTGGGAGTGAGAGTTATAGCAATGTAACAAGGCTCAACGGCCATCCCGCTTCGGGACTTGCGGTGATGCTCGCCCCAGGTGCGAATGCACTCTCTACTGCCAATCGTATTAAAGCGGCCATTGCCAAGATGGAACCCACCTTTCCGAGTGGGTACAAAGTTGCTTATCCAAGAGACAGTACGAAATTTATTCGTATCTCGATCGAAGAGGTGGTTAAAACACTGTTTGAAGCCATTTTATTGGTTCTTGTTGTTATGTTTGTCTTTTTACAAAATTGGCGAGCAACCCTGATTCCTGCCATCGCCGTTCCCGTTGTTCTTTTGGGAACTTTTGGCGTTTTAGAGGTGTTTGGCTACTCCATCAATACCCTTACGATGTTTGGTATGGTGCTCTCCATCGGTCTTTTGGTGGATGATGCGATTGTCGTTGTTGAGAACGTTGAGCGTATTATGCGTGAAGAGAAACTCCCTCCTGTGGAAGCGACCGAGAAGTCGATGAAAGAGATCACGAGCGCGCTTGTGGGAATTGCGACGGTTCTCTCTGCCGTTTTCTTGCCGATGGCATTTTTTGCAGGCTCAACCGGTGTTATTTACCGTCAGTTTTCCATTACGATTGTTTCGTCGATGATTCTTTCCGTTATTGTGGCTTTGACCTTAACACCAGCACTCTGCGCTTCATTGCTCAAACCCCATGAGGAAATACTGAGCCATGGCTTTTTTGGCTGGTTTAACAAAACGTTTGACTCCTTGACCGCACGGTACAAAGGTCGTGTAGGCTTGGTCATTGCGACGCCGTTTCGATGGATGCTGGTTTATGCGATCATTGCTTCCATCATGGCTTTTTTAATGCTTCGTCTGCCGACAGGCTTTTTACCCAGTGAAGATCAAGGGGATAGCATGGTTCAGTTTACGCTGCCAGCAGGGGCTTCTTTTAAACGTAGCAATGCTGTTTCTCGCGAGATAGAGCACTATTTTCTGAACGAAGAGTCTAATAACACCGAAGCCATTTTCACCATCTCAGGCTTTAGTTTTAGCGGAAGCGGACAAAATGCAGGTATGGCGTTTGTGGCTCTCAAAGATTGGGATGAGCGCCCAGGCGTTGAAAATCGATCGGACATTATTTCAAATCGTGCCACGATGAAGCTTTCACGTGTGCGTGACGCTCAGATCTTTTCGCTCAACCCTCCTGCGATTCAAGGACTTGGGCAGAGCAATGGCTTTAACTTTCAGCTTCAAGCGCTTGCCGATACCGATCGTGAGCAACTCAAAACGCTTCGGGACAGTTTGCTTGGCAGTGTACGAAGTGACAGTACGTTTATGGCGGTTCGTTTGGGCAGTATGGAAGATACGCCGCAATTACATGTAAACATTGATGAAGCCAAAGCCGTTGCGCTTGGGCTTTCGTTATCGGATGTGGATGATACGTTAAATTACGCGTGGGCGGGTGTCTACGTCAACGATTTTGTCGATCGTGGGCGGATTAAAAAGGTGTATGTTCAAGGTGATGCGCCTTTTCGCTCAAAACCTGAAGATTTGGATCAGTGGTATGTTAAAAGTAACACTGATGTGATGACGCCGTTTGCGTCATTTGCGACAACGAGTTGGAGTTATGGTGCGCAGAGTTTAACCCGCTATAACGGCCTAGCGTCGTATGAGATTCAAGGATCGGCCGCTTCTGGGATTAGTTCAGGTGTGGCGATGGATAAGATAGAAGCCCTGCAAGAAGCGCTGCCTTCTGGCACAAGCTTTGCGTGGAGTGGACTCTCGTATCAAGAGCGTTTATCGAGTGGGCAAACGTTGAAACTTTATGCCATTTCCATTTTGGTCGTCTTTTTATGTTTAGCGGCACTCTATGAGAGCTGGGCGGTTCCTTTTTCCGTTCTTTTGGTCATTCCTTTGGGTGTTTTTGGCTCGGTGGTTGCAGCCTCGCTTCGAGGATTGGAAAACGATGTCTACTTCCAAGTCGCTCTTTTAACGACCATTGGACTCTCGTCTAAAAATGCGATTTTGATCGTTGAGTTTGTCGAAGCGGCGTATAATCGTGGAAGCACGCTTGTCGATGCCGCCATTGAGGGGGCAAAACTGAGACTTCGCCCGATCTTAATGACCTCACTGGCGTTCATTGCAGGCGTTCTGCCTTTGGCACTCTCCAGTGGTGCAGGGGCGAACAGTCGTATCTCCATTGGTACAGGAATCGTTGGAGGAACACTGAGTGCGACCTTCTTGGCGATCTTTTTGGTGCCGCTCTTTTTTGTCTTGGTGCGTGGGATTTTCCCCAAACGAAAGCGCCATGCAACCATGGTAGGGGAGGTTTAA
- a CDS encoding efflux transporter outer membrane subunit, with translation MRSISLVLVPFLLSGCVSLAPDYVRPNAPIPATLSQEVGQNQSATNLPWRDFIHDARLQNVVALSLEQSRDLRKAVANIEAARATYRIAKSSELPTIEASASGSKSRAVNSATNQTSITQSSSATVGINSYELDFFGKIKSQTEIQWESFQSVEEAARAVQISLIAEVSTAWLSLASDQSLLALAQKTEESAKRSLAIVEARLQRGIDSRVALYEAQSVLHQARADSANYTSQVAQDRAALELLVGASLDDTLLPQTLESGAEVWLSDVSSGLSSDILLNRPDVLEAEHNLKSANANIGVARAAYFPSITLTGAAGVGSNALRGLFDGGTSTIWSFAPNVSLPLFDAGERDATLDYAKANRDVYVASYELAIQTAFKEARSALARRATMNDQLQAQNALVDVSTKSYEIYDARYQNGVDTFLNALIAQRSMYAGEQNLISVRLEALLNRVTLYQVLGGGLAQKSE, from the coding sequence ATGCGTTCCATTTCTTTGGTTTTAGTACCATTTTTACTCAGTGGATGCGTTTCCCTTGCGCCTGATTATGTGCGTCCTAATGCGCCTATTCCCGCTACATTAAGTCAGGAAGTTGGACAAAATCAGAGCGCAACAAACCTTCCTTGGCGCGATTTTATTCACGATGCACGTTTGCAAAACGTTGTAGCCCTCAGCCTTGAGCAGAGCCGCGATCTGCGCAAAGCCGTCGCCAACATTGAAGCAGCGCGTGCGACGTATCGCATTGCCAAAAGCAGTGAGCTTCCAACCATTGAAGCTAGTGCGTCAGGCAGTAAATCACGAGCAGTGAACTCGGCGACCAATCAAACGTCTATCACCCAAAGCTCTTCTGCAACGGTGGGAATCAATAGTTATGAGCTTGATTTCTTTGGCAAAATCAAATCGCAAACTGAAATACAGTGGGAGAGTTTTCAAAGTGTAGAAGAGGCGGCGCGTGCGGTTCAAATCAGCCTTATAGCCGAAGTCTCTACCGCGTGGCTTAGTCTTGCCTCTGACCAGAGTTTGCTAGCCTTAGCGCAAAAAACAGAAGAGAGTGCTAAGCGTTCGCTCGCTATTGTCGAGGCGCGTTTGCAAAGGGGGATTGACTCTAGGGTAGCGCTTTATGAAGCGCAGAGTGTGCTACACCAAGCCAGAGCCGATAGTGCTAATTACACGTCACAAGTTGCACAAGATCGTGCGGCGTTAGAGCTTTTAGTTGGAGCTTCTTTGGACGATACACTCCTTCCTCAAACACTTGAAAGCGGTGCGGAAGTCTGGTTGAGCGATGTCTCTTCTGGACTCTCTTCTGATATTTTGCTTAACCGCCCCGATGTGCTTGAAGCTGAACACAATCTCAAATCCGCCAATGCCAACATCGGCGTAGCGAGAGCGGCGTATTTTCCTTCGATCACGTTAACGGGAGCCGCAGGCGTTGGCTCCAACGCGCTTCGAGGGTTGTTTGATGGCGGAACATCGACCATCTGGTCGTTTGCTCCGAATGTGAGTTTACCGCTTTTTGATGCAGGAGAGCGTGATGCAACGCTGGATTATGCCAAAGCCAACCGCGATGTGTATGTTGCAAGTTATGAGCTTGCCATTCAAACTGCGTTTAAAGAGGCACGTTCAGCCCTTGCCAGACGTGCAACAATGAATGACCAACTCCAAGCACAAAATGCCTTGGTGGACGTGAGCACAAAAAGTTATGAAATCTACGATGCGCGCTACCAAAATGGGGTCGATACCTTCTTAAATGCCCTTATAGCGCAGCGTTCCATGTATGCAGGCGAGCAAAATTTGATCAGCGTGCGTTTAGAAGCACTGCTCAATCGTGTCACCTTGTACCAAGTTTTGGGTGGTGGATTAGCGCAAAAAAGCGAATAA
- a CDS encoding MFS transporter, translating to MRKRFLKIGIVLFSLASLGAGLSTSTTELILFRSLSGFGAAFMMPSTLSIITHMFTDPNERMKAIGLWSMIFGLSQGLGPLIGGFIIEYTSWHWVFFINLPIGVIAFVYASWILPESHNKSAKADLVGMVLCVLFLFALTYGIIEAGVKSWSDPAVQISLAIGLIVCALFVLWERRCSYAMIPFELFEKRTFTIPSFAIALIVFGMVGSMFFFSQLFQTVEGYNALEAGLLLMPMTLGIALGSLFSSNGVKRYGAPLSIGGGIIISALGMAIFVVTMDVHMPLWAILVGFLIQGFGMGISMPPSTDSIMGSIPKAKAGVGSALNDTTIQLSAAMSIAILGSYVNRIYLLHVKEIEADPTLLKALQTSIQTAHQAIASLPNVSLHENFLNLVDRAFIDGMYHTMILGCVLSVLSGILPYGSYPKTRKSQHGLLYM from the coding sequence TTGAGAAAGCGCTTTCTCAAAATTGGCATTGTGCTCTTTAGTCTTGCCTCTTTGGGCGCGGGACTCTCCACGTCAACCACAGAGCTGATCCTCTTTCGTAGCCTGAGCGGTTTTGGCGCGGCGTTTATGATGCCTTCCACACTCTCCATCATCACGCACATGTTTACAGACCCAAATGAGCGCATGAAAGCCATTGGACTTTGGTCGATGATCTTTGGACTGAGTCAGGGCTTGGGACCGTTAATTGGCGGTTTTATCATCGAATACACCTCGTGGCACTGGGTCTTTTTTATCAACCTGCCCATTGGTGTGATCGCCTTTGTCTATGCGTCGTGGATCCTCCCCGAATCGCACAACAAAAGCGCTAAAGCAGATCTTGTCGGCATGGTGCTCTGCGTGCTCTTTTTATTTGCTCTGACGTATGGTATTATCGAAGCAGGGGTCAAAAGCTGGAGTGATCCAGCGGTTCAAATCAGCCTTGCTATAGGATTGATCGTTTGTGCTCTTTTTGTCCTTTGGGAAAGACGCTGTTCGTATGCGATGATTCCTTTTGAGCTTTTTGAAAAACGCACCTTCACGATTCCCTCTTTTGCGATCGCGCTCATTGTCTTTGGGATGGTAGGCTCAATGTTTTTCTTCTCACAACTCTTCCAAACCGTGGAAGGATACAATGCTTTGGAAGCGGGTTTATTACTGATGCCTATGACTCTGGGCATTGCGCTAGGCTCTCTGTTTTCATCCAATGGTGTCAAAAGGTATGGCGCACCGTTGAGCATTGGCGGAGGCATTATTATCTCTGCTCTTGGGATGGCGATTTTTGTCGTTACGATGGATGTACACATGCCGCTTTGGGCGATTCTTGTGGGGTTTTTAATTCAGGGGTTTGGGATGGGAATCTCCATGCCGCCTTCGACGGATTCGATTATGGGCTCGATTCCCAAAGCCAAAGCAGGTGTGGGAAGTGCGCTCAATGATACCACCATTCAACTCTCCGCCGCGATGAGCATTGCGATCTTAGGCAGTTATGTCAACCGCATTTACCTTTTACATGTAAAAGAGATTGAGGCAGATCCCACGCTTTTAAAAGCACTTCAAACCTCTATCCAAACCGCCCATCAGGCGATAGCGTCACTTCCCAATGTTTCGCTGCATGAAAACTTTTTGAACCTTGTGGATCGCGCCTTTATTGATGGTATGTATCACACGATGATTTTAGGATGTGTTCTCTCGGTGTTGAGTGGGATTTTACCCTATGGCTCTTACCCAAAAACGCGTAAGAGCCAGCACGGTTTGCTTTACATGTAA
- a CDS encoding MFS transporter — translation MISSKQIYVMSAVAGINVANIYYNQPILNIIAQDLHVSALAVGNLPTFAQIGYGLGLFFVSPLGDKMDRKKLLLLSHFLLGLSLIGLSFVENIYLLYALSLLVGLFAVSAQIVIPMAAAMSGKDKGRVVGSIFSGLLTGILLARTLSGYITDWFGNWHVVFALSAVLVFGCMVMVAKTLPSIEPNFSKSYASLLYSSLYQLKRFSLLRTNALLITVLFGVFCSFWTTLTFKLSMAPFNFESDVIGLFGVLAVAGALLAPYIGKIADKINSTFTKMLSVGMIVLSILLMKWFDTSLAAFIVAPLLLDIGFQAVQINNLAQIYTLDESAHSRINTAYMSSMFLGGALGTFIGVYCWEHGGWELVTLQLLILSVASLAIIIYTALSQKVTEAV, via the coding sequence ATGATCTCATCCAAACAGATCTACGTAATGTCAGCCGTTGCTGGCATTAATGTCGCCAATATTTACTACAATCAACCCATTTTAAATATCATCGCCCAAGATTTACATGTAAGCGCTCTTGCGGTGGGAAATCTGCCTACATTTGCGCAAATCGGCTACGGCTTGGGGCTCTTTTTCGTAAGCCCCCTTGGCGATAAAATGGATCGCAAAAAGCTTCTGTTGCTCTCTCATTTCTTATTGGGGCTTTCACTCATTGGACTCTCCTTTGTCGAAAACATTTATCTGCTCTACGCCCTTAGCCTTCTTGTTGGTCTTTTTGCCGTCTCTGCGCAAATCGTCATTCCGATGGCAGCGGCAATGAGTGGCAAAGACAAAGGCAGGGTCGTTGGTTCCATCTTTAGCGGTTTGCTTACAGGCATCTTGCTTGCGCGAACACTCAGCGGCTACATCACCGACTGGTTCGGAAACTGGCATGTCGTTTTTGCCCTTTCTGCTGTGCTGGTGTTTGGCTGTATGGTGATGGTGGCTAAAACGCTTCCAAGCATTGAGCCTAACTTTTCCAAAAGCTACGCATCACTCTTGTACTCTTCGTTGTATCAGCTCAAACGCTTTTCACTTTTACGCACCAATGCGCTGTTGATTACCGTTTTATTTGGTGTTTTTTGCTCCTTTTGGACAACACTTACCTTTAAACTTTCCATGGCACCGTTCAATTTTGAAAGCGATGTCATCGGTCTTTTTGGTGTGCTTGCCGTTGCAGGCGCTTTGCTAGCACCCTACATTGGTAAAATCGCTGATAAAATCAACTCGACGTTTACGAAGATGCTCTCTGTCGGCATGATCGTTCTTAGCATTCTTCTGATGAAATGGTTTGATACCAGCCTTGCGGCGTTTATCGTAGCACCCTTGCTGCTTGACATCGGCTTTCAAGCCGTGCAGATCAATAACTTGGCACAAATTTACACCCTAGATGAGAGTGCCCACAGCCGTATCAACACCGCGTACATGAGCTCCATGTTTCTGGGAGGTGCGCTTGGAACATTTATCGGGGTTTATTGTTGGGAGCATGGTGGTTGGGAGCTTGTGACGTTGCAACTCTTGATCTTAAGCGTTGCTTCGTTAGCCATCATTATCTATACGGCACTCTCTCAAAAAGTGACAGAAGCAGTGTAG
- a CDS encoding helix-turn-helix domain-containing protein, with protein sequence METLEAFYKRICHPLPANVEKELGHFNVFTRQACIDIPYSRKNYFKITLLKGKHKVHYADKTVQSEHFALMFSDPLVPYSWESLDGKKEGYFCIFTEAFFYNYGAIRSYPIYKPEHPKLFLLGEETAQKVEALYEKMLAEISSNYAYKDDLLRNWTLELIHIALKMEPAIITVDAQSDKKRKIDSLFNELLERQFPITSPYERLVLKNPSDFARLLNIHPNHLNRTLKEVSEKTTTQRIAERVLEEAKILLKHSSWSISDIAFALGYEESAHFIHFFKKKLNQTPQIYRQTQNI encoded by the coding sequence ATGGAAACACTTGAAGCATTTTACAAACGCATCTGTCATCCCTTGCCCGCAAATGTCGAAAAGGAACTAGGGCATTTTAATGTCTTCACAAGACAAGCGTGCATTGACATCCCCTACAGTCGCAAGAACTACTTTAAAATCACCCTGCTAAAGGGAAAACATAAAGTGCATTACGCCGATAAAACGGTCCAGAGTGAGCATTTTGCGCTGATGTTCTCAGACCCACTTGTGCCGTACAGTTGGGAGTCACTCGATGGCAAGAAAGAGGGCTATTTTTGCATTTTCACCGAAGCGTTTTTCTACAATTATGGAGCGATTCGAAGCTACCCTATCTACAAACCAGAGCATCCTAAACTCTTTTTACTGGGTGAGGAAACAGCACAAAAGGTTGAAGCGCTGTATGAGAAGATGCTCGCAGAAATAAGCTCCAACTACGCTTACAAAGACGATCTTTTGCGCAACTGGACGTTGGAGCTGATTCATATCGCCCTTAAAATGGAACCTGCCATCATCACAGTGGATGCGCAAAGCGATAAAAAGCGTAAAATCGATTCGCTTTTTAATGAACTCTTGGAGCGCCAATTTCCCATCACATCGCCGTATGAACGACTCGTCCTTAAAAATCCAAGCGATTTTGCCAGACTTTTAAACATTCACCCCAATCATCTCAACCGAACGCTCAAAGAAGTCAGCGAAAAAACGACCACGCAACGCATTGCAGAACGTGTTTTGGAAGAGGCGAAGATTTTACTCAAACACTCTTCGTGGAGCATCAGTGACATCGCCTTCGCTTTAGGCTACGAAGAGTCGGCACATTTCATCCATTTTTTCAAAAAAAAGCTCAATCAAACACCGCAAATCTATCGACAAACCCAAAATATTTGA